A region of the Streptomyces durocortorensis genome:
CCGGGCGCGGTGGCACTCCGGGCGGCGGTCGGGGGCTTCACTGCCCCCGAGGCGTATCGCGCTGATCACGGCACCAGGCTATCGCCCCCGCACCCCACCCCGTCATGAGCTGCTTGTGTACAAAAGAACCCCCCGAACTTTGACACTCTGGACAGTGCGCCGCGCCGCCTTGGCGAACTCCCGGAACCGGGGCAGTCTGTCCGTACAGCAGGAAACCAGGCCACCGGCAGGCCGACACCGTCCGCCGCGGGCCGACCGGCCCCGAGGAGCCCGCCATGCCGCAGAAGATCCTCATCGTCACCGGCGACGCCGCCGAGTCGCTTGAAGTCCTCTACCCGTACCAGCGGCTGCTGGAGGAGGGGTACGAGGTCGACATGGCGGCCCCCGAACGCAAGACGCTGCGTTTCGTGGTCCACGACTTCGAACCCGGCTTCGACACGTACACCGAGAAGCCCGGCTACACCTGGCCCGCCGACCTGTCGTTCTCCGAGGTGGACCCCGGGGCCTACATCGCCCTGGTGATCCCCGGCGGCCGTGCTCCCGAGTACCTCCGCAACAACGCCGAACTGCGGAAGATCATCGGCGCCTTCTTCTCCGCGGACCGCCCGGTGGCCCAGATCTGCCACGGCCCCCTGATCACCGCCGCCACCGGCAACCTCAGCGGCCGCCGCGTCACGGCTTACCCCGCCCTGGAGCCCGACATGCAGAGCGCGGGAGCGACGTTCCAGGACGCGGAAGCGGTGGTGGACGGCACCCTGGTCTCGTCGAGGGCGTGGCCGGACCACGCGGCATGGATGCGGGAGTTCCTGAAAGTGCTACGCACTCTTTGAGGCCCACCCGAAGGCAGATTCAAGCCCGTCCGGCGCTTGAGGGCGGGGTCGGGGGTCCGGGGGCCGGGGCAGCGCCCCGGATTCCCGCACCACGACCGCCCACACCGCCACGGAACCAGGTCCCCCCTCCCCTCTCACCCCACCAGCGCCTCAGCCAACGCCACCGCCTCCCCCAGGCTGTCCACCACCGGCACCCCCGCTGCCTCCAGGCTGCTCCGACTGTGCGACCCCCCGGTGTACAGCACCGCCCGAGCCCCCACGTGCGCCGCCGCCACCGCGTCGTCCAGCGCGTCCCCGATGACCACCGAATACTCCGGGGCTATGCCGTCCACCCCGGCCAGTGCCGCGAAGTGCCGCTCCATGTGGAGCGCCTTGCTCCCGCCGGACGGCCCCGTGCGCCCGTCGACGCGGACGAACCGCGGCTCGATGCCGTACCCGCGCACCACCGGGACCAGCTGCTCGTGCCCGTACATGCTCAGCAGCGACTGGCTGCGCCCGGCGCGCTGCCAGCCGGTC
Encoded here:
- a CDS encoding DJ-1/PfpI family protein, with protein sequence MPQKILIVTGDAAESLEVLYPYQRLLEEGYEVDMAAPERKTLRFVVHDFEPGFDTYTEKPGYTWPADLSFSEVDPGAYIALVIPGGRAPEYLRNNAELRKIIGAFFSADRPVAQICHGPLITAATGNLSGRRVTAYPALEPDMQSAGATFQDAEAVVDGTLVSSRAWPDHAAWMREFLKVLRTL
- a CDS encoding HAD family hydrolase, with translation MASGKTRTHLVWDWNGTLLDDIHAVIHATNAAFAEVEVAPVTLEQYREMYCVPIPRFYERLMGRMPTEAEWERMDESFHRHYTEQRVACGLAVGVEELLTGWQRAGRSQSLLSMYGHEQLVPVVRGYGIEPRFVRVDGRTGPSGGSKALHMERHFAALAGVDGIAPEYSVVIGDALDDAVAAAHVGARAVLYTGGSHSRSSLEAAGVPVVDSLGEAVALAEALVG